The following are from one region of the Littorina saxatilis isolate snail1 linkage group LG2, US_GU_Lsax_2.0, whole genome shotgun sequence genome:
- the LOC138959263 gene encoding uncharacterized protein, with amino-acid sequence MKMGHKDKSEVVELEVVSEDIRGMETMVKGIGAAAFYGVCSVSSAFVTKTLLDTLHFDFPVTIMVAQMLFTTCVLEALSFFDVITLPSYTLKRGMSFFWPALFYGANAVLSLSALSHMNIAMYGVLKRCVPISTMVLSVAILGKGWPSRWTMVTVCLLSIGCIVAGYGDLTFNLLAYSCGVGSNFTQALYLLLVQRFAQSQKMSTIETLQLNCFNSLPILVLAALANGEVQTLWAYPVQEHPFFPVVFFFTISVGMLLNYSLFLCTGMTSALTTSVVGGLKAMVQTMLGLVTFGGISHNLPTYLGITLNLVGGVGYILVKYRENNKKLHHSIHKVMSFSSLVKNGGRDHGAGSNGFVPPASEDSPEGYNVKDRSHSHSEPTVVELEASKK; translated from the exons ATGAAGATGGGACACAAAGACAAATCAGAAGTGGTTGAACTAGAGGTGGTTTCCGAGGACATCCGAGGGATGGAGACTATGGTGAAAGGGATAGGTGCAGCTGCGTTTTatggtgtgtgttctgtctcCTCCGCCTTCGTCACCAAAACTCTGCTGGATACGCTCCACTTTGATTTCCCTGTCACTATAATGGTGGCACAGATGCTCTTCACTACTTGTGTTTTGGAAGCCTTGAGCTTTTTCGACGTAATAACTCTACCATCGTACACTTTGAAACGAGGAATGTCGTTCTTCTGGCCTGCGTTATTTTACGGAGCAAACGCTGTGCTTTCTCTGAGTGCTCTGTCACACATGAACATTGCCATGTATGGGGTGCTGAAACGATGTGTGCCCATCTCTACCATGGTTCTGTCTGTGGCCATTCTGGGCAAGGGCTGGCCTTCCCGCTGGACAATGGTCACTGTGTGCTTGCTCAGTATCGGCTGTATTGTTGCAG GGTATGGTGACCTGACGTTTAACCTGTTGGCGTACTCCTGCGGGGTGGGGAGCAACTTCACCCAGGCACTGTACCTGCTCTTGGTCCAGCGCTTCGCTCAGAGCCAGAAGATGAGCACCATTGAGACTCTGCAGCTTAATTGCTTCAACTCCTTACCCATTCTCGTCCTAGCCGCCCTAGCCAACGGAGAGGTGCAGACCTTGTGGGCCTACCCTGTGCAGGAGCACCCGTTCTTCcccgtcgtcttcttctttaccaTCTCTGTGGGCATGCTGTTAAACTACTCCCTGTTTTTGTGCACGGGTATGACTTCGGCGCTGACTACCAGTGTGGTGGGCGGCCTAAAAGCCATGGTCCAGACCATGCTGGGTTTGGTGACGTTTGGTGGCATCAGTCACAACTTGCCCACCTACCTGGGCATCACGCTGAATCTGGTTGGAGGTGTAGGCTACATACTGGTCAAGTACAGAGAGAACAACAAAAAGTTACACCACAGTATCCACAAAGTGATGTCCTTCTCCAGCCTGGTCAAGAACGGTGGCAGAGATCACGGCGCTGGGTCAAACGGTTTTGTTCCGCCAGCGTCTGAGGATTCGCCCGAGGGTTACAACGTGAAGGACAGGTCTCATAGTCATAGTGAACCGACTGTTGTTGAACTTGAAGCCAGTAAAAaatga